Within Natator depressus isolate rNatDep1 chromosome 6, rNatDep2.hap1, whole genome shotgun sequence, the genomic segment ATATTGGGGTCTctgaggagggaggctgggggtctctgagggggaggTTGAGGGATATTGGGGTCTCTGATGAGGGaggttgggggtctctgagggggatcTTGGGGAGAAATTGGGGGTCTCTGATGGGGGATGTCAGGGGGTTTCTgagaggggaggttggggggatattggggtctctgaggagggaggttgggggataTTGGGGATCTCTAATGGGGGATGTCTGGGGGTTTCTgagaggggaggttggggagatattggggatctctgaggagggaggttgggggtctctgagggggaggttgggggatattgggggtctctgaggggagaTATaggggggtctctgagggggaagGTTAGGGGGATATTGGGGTCTctgaggagggaggttgggggaatATTGGGGGTCTCTAATGGGGGATGTCTCGGGGTCTCTgagaggggaggttggggagatattgggggtctctgaggaggGAGGTTAGGGGTCTCTGAGGGGAAGGTTGGtggatattgggggtctctgaggtgGAAGGTTGGGgggatattgggggtctctgaggggagaTATaggggggtctctgagggggaagGTTAGGGGGATATTGGGGTCTctgaggagggaggttgggggaatATTGGGGGTCTCTAATGGGGGATGTCTCGGGGTCTCTgagaggggaggttggggagatattgggggtctctgaggaggGAGGTTAGGGGTCTCTGAGGGGAAGGTTGGtggatattgggggtctctgaggtgGAAGGTTGGGgggatattgggggtctctgaggggagttatagggggtctctgagggggaaggttgggggatattgggggtctctgaggtgGAAGGTTGGGAGTCTctgaggagggaggttgggggatattgggggtctctgaggggagtTATAGGGGGTCTctgaggagggaggttgggggataTTGGGGGTCTCTAATGGGGGATGTCTGGGGGTCTCTgagaggggaggttggggagatattggggtctctgaggagggaggttaggggtctctgagggggaggttgggggatattgggggtctctgagggggaaggttgggggtctctgaggagggaggttgggggataTAGAGGGTCTCTGAGGGGAGATatagggggtctctgagggggaagGTTAGGGGGATattggggtctctgaggggggaggttgggggtttctgagggggaggttgggggatattgggggtctctgatgGGGGATGTCTGGGGGTCTctgaggagggaggttgggggatattggggtctctgaggggggaggttggggagaaATTGGGGGTCTCTGAGAGGGGATGtcagggggtctctgaggggggagATTGGGGAGAAATTGGGGGTTTCTGAGGGGGGATGtcagggggtctctgaggggggaggttggggagatATTGGGGGGTCTCTCAGGGGGATACTGTGGTGATTGTCTCTGTACAGTAACCATCTACCCCAGCGCCACAGCCCGCCGGGGCATCGACTCAAGGACCCTGAGATTGGGGCCCCCGTcgcgccaggtgctgcacagacacacacacaccctgacacaGACCGTAGCCCCCGTCGCTGCACATGAACAAACCATGGGGAGAAATGCTCCGAGCTCAGGAACAGATGTAGGGGCAGGTAAgctggatggggcagtgggtCGCTGTGGGACTCAGAGGACTcctaggttcagttcctggctctgccacagactctctgtgtgaccttgatcaTTTCATGTGGAccgtctctgcctcagtttccccatgtgtacagtggggaCTCTAGCCCTGCCCAGCCTCCCCGAGGCATCATGAGGATAAACCCATTGACGATTGCAAACTGCTCTGAGACATCAGGGTTGGTGCCTGTTATAGCCGAACCTTCTGCTGTCGTTCGTGGCCAGTCCAGCTCTAATTAAAGCTCGATTGTTCACAGTGCCTAAACTCCATGCCCCTGCTCAGACTGCCTGGGCACTGGGTGGGCCCCATGGTGGCACGGGCTGCGGTCGGGGATCCAGACGTGGGGCCATTTGACCAACGGGTTCCCGAGATCCAGCCAAAAACAACCTGGCTTCAAGTTCACAGATTCTGCCTGTGATTTGCTGAGCCCTGGAGTGTTAAATGCTGATGGCTGAATGGGAAGGGGAGCTGGAAATATTAGGGGGGGCCTAGAtgttggggtggtgggggaggagagagacacagcAGTCTTCTCTCACATGCTTCACGGCACCGTAGCACCGACGTAATAAAACCGTCAAGCTTTTGGGAACTAGATCATGGATGAGGTTTCCCTCATCAGCCCTGTtcgcatctacactgcaaacatTGCAACGCATGGCCATTATCCCATGAGAACAGTGTGCAGGAGGTAGGGGGGACAGTTAAGAATCACATAGCGACCATCTGGCCTAGTGGAGagagcagtggactgggactcagaaaactggcctctattcctggctctgccctgggccTGTGGATGACTTTAGCCAAGTCACCTcacatctcagtttccccatctgtacactgGGGATAATGATGTTTTCCTCCTTGAGAGctactggtgaaaagtgctgtgtaagagctaggtgttattcaCAGGAGCGTCTGAACTTCTCAGCGACATGAgacctgcagctgcctccttgAGCACTAGCTCCTGGCAACAACATTTTCTTTCTGTtcaaaaaaattaggaaattcaCTGACAAAAACCGTCGTGAACACAGAGTAAAGGTTGCCCGGGGGTAGCTTGTGCCCTTCTGGAACGTCGAGCTCAGCAACACTCGAGCTTTGGAACCTCAGGGAATACGGTGTTATGGTAAATGCccaacacaaccttaactctgccctctttgagcgATGCCCCAATATGCCCCAAATGCCCACACTCACACCCTGCCTTTGACCTGTACGGAGCAGGAGCTCCCTACGGCCGCCCTACACTCAGACACGGAGCCTTTCCGCAGAAAGGACACCGCAGCTGCTCATTGTACAAAATCCCTTTTATAGCCCCTTCCCCTGTATGCACGACGATGCTTTCACTCCCCCTTCATTAAACCCACAGACCTCGCTCATCACTCACCTCGCTGCTGACAGTCCCCATGGCAAGACACCCCCTGTGCCCTGCTAGTGCCCCAGCCTGCACAACGCCGCTCTGAAACGAGGGGTACCGGATCTCCCAAGGTCTGCATGCACCTCTTTCTTTTGATCGCATGGGGGGGGCTCAGATCTCCTCAGAGAGGCAGGGCCCCCAAGGTCTCATATCCcaatcacagctctgccaagcagctccatctgctccctcccccattcagtacAGCGCCACCTATAGCAGTGAACACAACTGTGGGGCATGTGGATAACTCCCAGTGGCTATTGCAAGCTCCGGGGGGTGGgcggggcagagttaaggttgcgcTGGGCATTTACCTGAACTCCATATTTTCTGGCTTGCACAAGTTTGAGTTTTGATGAACTCAGTTCTGGAAGGGCATGAGCTATCCCTGGACAATCTTAACAAAGGTGTTTGTCAGTGAATCTATATATGTCCAATTCCTGGTTCTACCTTTCGGCCTCAAGGAGGTGCCAGTCACCTACCAGCGCCAGGTGGATCAGTTACTGAATGGGATGGAGAACTTTACCGTAGCATACATTGATGATATTTGGTTTGTTAGCCAGaactgggaggaccacgtgtcccaggaaAGAGGGGGCCGggtcacctccaggatgcagggCCGACTGTAAAAGCTGTCAAGTGCCAGGTGGGGATGGCCGAGGTGTCAtacctgggccacaaggtggggagTGGCTGTctaaagccagagccagccaaggtAGGGACGATCAGAGTCTGGCCTGCTCCCCTAAGACTAAGAAACAGGTCCAGGCCTTTATCAGGATGGCAAGGCACTGCCAGaggtttgtgccccactttaaCTCCATGTCAGCTCCCATCAcggagctatgcaagaagggtgAGCCAGACAAGCTGGTCTGGACTGGGCAGTGCCAGAGGGGTCTCTGcacgctgaaggaggctctggtcaagGGCCCGGTGCTGGGAAACCCAAACTTTGACAAGCCCTCGATGGTGTTCATTGACGCGCCAGACACAGGGCTGGGTGCGGTGTCAACGTACACTAATGGAAAGGAGGAGAAACACCCCATCCTgtacctgagcaggaagctgctgcccCAGGCTATGCCTGGGCTGGGCTCTTAGGAGGCCATACCCAGATCTATTCTGGAGGCACTTCACTGTGTACACTGACCACTTGCCCTGCCGTGGCTGCACCAGCTGAAAAGGGCCAATACCAAGCCCCTGAGGTGGAGTCTGTCCCTCCAGTAGCATGAGATGGAGGTGGCCCATGTTAAGGGGAGTGCCAATGTTATAGCTGATGctttgtcccggagagggggtCCCGAAcctccccaggtcactggctaaagtgaccccactcagttcggtctcgaaggggggagatgtgatgaagtggggttttattcaccttgttatgttgtatgtgagcctatgtgagtcttactgttttgcatgaatactgtgtgtgcctcagtttccctcggTATTACACCAATGTCTAGAGTGTGGTAATAAGGGAGTGTGACTTTTGCGGCGGCTGTTCCCGCTGGCTGCACCTATGCTATGGCTGTCCCCTTCCTAACTGGAGCCTAGGAGGGGGATGTGACCAGGTGAAAACCTTTTGCCCAGGAAGCAGacaaagacaggaggaggagcaatgggcagaggcaggggtcaGGCAGCTGAAAGTAGGTCAGTCTCGACTAGCTTGGAGCGCAGgggagggccagagccctggctctgggctcccctcctccCAAGATGGATtaggctgaaagtcactgatttctgtgctaaccgTGTCCTGTTCTACTCTATGTTCCTCTCGTCTAATACACTTTCCGTTTTACAATGCTGGTtcagtcacgtctgactgtggagttggggtgcagggccccctggcttccccaggagtccCACCTGGgcagactggctgtgggaagcgcacggtgtggaCGGGGATGCTGGATGCTCCAAGGTCAAACTCAGGATGGACGAAGCTGTGTAAGCTCCTTACCCTGGTGACAGTGCGCTCACCGAAAGTAGGCACATTGCCCCAGGACCCTGAGTGGCTTCATGTGGGGCAATTCCAGAGCATCGCCTCCACGACTTCATGATACTCTCCCAtcgggggcgctgtggggaggggatggggcgtTGGCTGTGGGGGGGAACTCCCAGCTACACCAGCCCTGAGTGGGCTCTGTAGGTGGCACAGATGATCATGGCTGGTGCGTGTCAATCTCAAGAGCCAGAATCCCACAGCCCAGTAACTTTTTAATTACTGAATATTAGTCCATGTCACATCCATTATGCCCTGAATATTTTGCCCAGCTTCACCCAGACAGACCCATGATAAGAATGGGAGAAATTTTAAAGTGAGGGCAGTGGGAGAGGGGCTATATATTTGAGGGAAAAACCATGAAATTTTCAGCACTAACTCCAACCCTGGCCCCCATGGagctcagcaattttcaagtcaAACTGGTGATGCATGAGTATTTTACAGCTACTCAGATGACACGTTTCTCATTCTTAGCTATGGCTGTGGCTGCTTCCCGGCACAATGCTATAGCTGGGATCTGCTCCGCTGTTAAATCCTTCAGGGCTCAACCTGTTCCCTCCCTTGAACTGGCTAGGCCGTTACATTCTTGTTACCCGGCTCTTCCTCTTCCCACTCATACAGCTGTTTCTCCTCCAACTCCTTCAGCTTCTTCAGGTGGCTCGAATTAAATCCCTGGAGAGATGTCTCTGCTCTGCTGAAGGCCCCAGGACTCTCAGAATGCTTCTTGGGGACTCTCAGGGATATATAGTCTGCTGGATTCACCTCCAACAGCTCCCCCTCCTTGTTGAGGATCTGCAAGGCCAGGCACTCATAGAACCCGTTACCTTCCCTGTAGCGCTTGTTGAAGAGGTTAAAGTCACGCAGGAAATAGTGGGGGAGCTTTCTCTTGTTCACGCAGTGACGTAGGAGGCTCAGGAGGGTCTTCAGGGACGACTCCAGGGTCTCCCATTTCTCCGTCTCCGGGTGAATATCTTGGGCCCACAGAAGAACggtctgcacagagagagaggaaacttACATAGCCAAGACAAAGGAAATCTGTGTAACTCCTCGAGTTCTTCACACCAGCTTGGATTCTGACCCCACTGACCCCAATGGAGTGATAGCCTATTGAACCCAGCTGGGATCTGACCCCATTGACCCCAGTTGTGCAACAGCCAAGTGACtacagctgggggtctggccccattgaccccaatggagctACAGCCCGCTGACCCCATCTGGGATCTGgcaccattgactccaatggagctaagGCCGAGtgacaccagctgggggtctggcccagtCTTTTTGGTAGTTTCTGTTAAAGATTTTTGTTGGGTTcacactcccctcctcccatcaGCAGTTCAGATTTTGTCTCTTCTGAATATTTTTATGGGTGACCAAGTTAGAGTTGGGGGATTGAGCAGTTCTTGAACTCAAACACTTGAGCGACACTGCAGAGAAAAAATGTCTGAGCTAAAGGTCTTCCAGGTTGACCTGAAGAAATACCTGCGCAGCCCCAAATCTGGCAACCTTGAGCATGTGAGTCAGACCCATCAGCCAGGCACCTAAAAGAGGAGTCTCTGGACCAGCTCAGAGCACCAGCCCACCCCGTCTGGcttcccatctccagctgtagCAGGTCCCCAGTGCTTCAGGGGAAGTTGAAAGAAACCCAGAATGCGCCTGGCCAGTTGGGCACTGGGAGAATCTCTATgagaaaatccccttcctgatCTCCGCAGATGATTAGcctaagccctgaagcatgagattggaTCAGAGTGAAAATAGATTAGAATTATACAGTATCGCCAGGTCTCTGTGAGTCCTCCAGCAAAAGCAGAGAAGACACCCACACTCAACACGGATTGCACTGCCTGGGATCTGACACAACTCACAACATCTCAGACCAGAGCCTGAGTCCAGACAGACAGCTATCTATGCTTgaattattcccccccccacccccaagcatcCCCTTACAGCAGATGATCCCGCCCAGGCATGCTCGGAGAGTACCTTCAGGTGGTAAGACGTCAATATCTTGCCATATTCTGGGACCCAGCTCTCCTTGTTTATGAACTTCAGGAGTCTCAGAGCTTTCCGTCGCTGCCCCCCATCACTGTCGATGTCCCGGAGAAAAGCTGTCTCGGCATTAGCAAAAGAGAACCTGGAACCGAGGGAAAGAGCAAcctcattgaatttcagtgaGCGAGGGATCTCGGCATAAACAGCCCCCACACCCCTAACCCTATCCCAGAGGCAGCCGCATTTCAGTGCCAGGTGCAGACTGCCAGTTCCcactcaccaaaaccaaaccaaggcACTCCTGAACGGGAATGAGTGTCCACACCGGGGCTATCCCAGTATAACTAGACTGGTTTAAATTCAAGCCGTGGCTTAAACCAAAGAAggtttcccatgtagacaaggcccaagtttcattttttccctttgccaCTAACTTTTCCAGAGTTCAAGAgtggaaaaagaaggaaaaggaatAGATGGGGAGGAAACCAGCCTGGAACCCATCCCTCTATTGGATTCACTGGCCAAAAAAGGGGACagaggatgaaaaaaaaaaaaaacaaattcaacGTTTCAGAAattcagaaattttttttaagttttcaaaagCTGAACATTTCAGTTCGAGTCAAAATGAAAATCTCTCTCTGGGAAATAAAAATGTTGATTCAGGACCAAGGGAACATTTCAGTTCCTTTCAGCGGTGGATCTTTTTTACCTCCAGAAACCATCTTTGGCCACTATGTCAGCACCGACTCTCCCAACTTCCTCTCCCTTCTGGCGGAATCTTTCCTGGCTGTtgcctggctccttgtcccaccAGTCGGACAGCCTGGCCAGGTCGTTTGTCTGCCAGTCTTCAGACAACACCACCTTATCCTGGACAGCAGGGACCAGATCCACAGAGACTAGCTCCTCCTCGCCCAGCCGGAAAATCAGCTGCACAGCCGGGCATTTGGGGTCCCAAGGCTGCAGTGTGATTCTCTCTATGAGatggggagaaaagagaagaTCCAGTGATGCATACAGACACATAGGGTTGGGCGGGTTCTCAGATCTACCAGTTACAGATGTGGTTAAAGCTGCTGGCCCTGCTAAcagatgctgggggaagagggagggctctgtgtgccccccatttTCCCCCCTTATCACCAAAATCCATACGATTCCATTTGTTGATGGCTAGAAATTTCCCTGAAAGTTCGGCACAGATCGGATGTGGCATTTGCACAGCCAGTGAGTGtaaaccctagtgtagacactcCACAGATGCTGGTCCCTGGTCATGATTCACCCTAGGCCGGGCCCTAGGCTACAATACAACTTGCAAACACGTGCTAAACTATAACCTGTCCTGCCTGGTAGAGCAAACAAGCGTCTGGTGTATTAAGAGTCTAGGAATTTAGAGATGTGCCCTGGAAGTTGGGGTGGAGAACACAGGTTAGCCGCGTACAGCAGTTCACCACACATGGTCTCCAGTtggttttattaaaagttttattcctttctcattcactggatggttgtttcatgcagtggctctcagcctttccacactgCTGTACCCCTCGGCAGCTGAGttgtcttgcctacccccaagtttcacctctgaaaaatgacttacaaaatcagacacaaaaatacagaagtgtcgcagccacactgttactgacaaattgctgactaatttctcatttttaccacagaattttaaactaaatcaattggaatataaatattgtcctgACGTTTCAGTGTATGGTttatagagcagtacaaacaagtcattgtctgtaggaaattttagtttggactgactttgctagtgcattttatgtagcctgttgtaaaactaggcaaatatctagatgaactgAGGTACCCCCGggagacctctgtgtatccccaggAGTATGTGTAgcccgggttgagaaccactggtttaatgaCCCCCCAGATCAGTACATGTGAAGCAGCAAACAGAGAAGAACAAAGGCTTGTGTTTGTATTTTATGAAGCTAGTAGTAGTTTGACTACtttatgaaggggaaaaaaagctaaaaatggATGTGTTGCAACTTCCATCCAGTCTGCCATTGTCAGGGAATGTTGCAgagaactggggggaaaaaaaatcaagcagagaTCTGAATTGTATTCAGCAACCAGAGGGGCGGAGGAGAAAAGTGATCCTGTGAAATCATCTATCTTTTTGCATGTTGTTGGGGAGAAAGCATTGGATAGTTATAATGACTTTAAGtttgaagaaggtgaaagcaAGAAATTAAGTCCAATACTGACTACATTTGAGGAACATTGCATGCCGAAAGTAGAGAGACcttagagagagaattttttttacacGCGCGCAGAAAACTGGTGACGCCACAGAGGAATATGTCAAagaattaaggaaactcagtAACACCTATGACTTTGGTGAGCTGGCAGATTCTCTGGTCAGAGATAGAATCATTTGGGGCATTAAAGACAACGTGTTAAGAAAGGGACTGCTCCATAATGGAGACTAACTTTAGAAAAAGCTCCCCAGATATTCAGGACAACAGAAACTGTGAAAGCACAAGCCAAAGAGCTGAATCCACAAGAAGGGGTTACCCAAGTACTGTGAAAGAATATAGACAGACTAGGTCAAATCAAATTGTGGAACCACTCGCTATGAAGACCACTGCTAGGAGGAAGACTGGGTACAGGCGGTGACGTGGAAGGTGTGGATCACAGCGTGGCCCCAAACAGTGCGTTGCCTTTTGGAAACTCCGTCGTAAACGTGGGGAAAATAATCcttttgcaaaatgctgcagatccCAAATGCAGAACAGTCAAGTGCATTCAGTTCAAGACAGTCTGGGTTGAGGAGTTTTTCACAGACGTTCTGGGATCTAGCAAGCCCGATGAGAGGGACTGGATACGACAGCCTGTGACAGCGAATGGAGCAATTATCCCACTGAAAGTGGGCACAGGCACTCAGGTTAATATGCTGTCTGAACAAGATtatgagaaactgaaaataagaccaaaaCTGGGACCAACCAAAATCAAAGTACCtggttattctggaacaaatatacCAGTGAAGGGCGGGGAGGGTGTGTGTGCCTTGCTAGCATCAACCTAAAAACATCATGTACAGGCTCCCATTCATTGCAGTGCCAAAAGGGGGTGACACCAATCTTAGGCCTGGCTGCATGTGAGAAACTCAGTCTGGTAAAATCGGTGCTCTCACTGCAAGATCATACTGAACCTGGCTA encodes:
- the LOC141989815 gene encoding protein mab-21-like 3 gives rise to the protein MAGEGFLQRFYDASVFVRGDDEDFCAWRSYEVVEKTVAKLVEWLYQSSTGLYSEGAQPTGSHRQGLQLQSRASESASDFDFLIPLRFPPELRLRGRRTVRDPSALDRRLPTYIYGAQGVSLFRCGSRLVVDLDTLRADGATAYCDEPAPRTGNPGAGARDRFQGSIDNRHLDPVHILQDFHRYVQNALTADENSHPRDNNPVFQARMIKPRVPQIHKSIKERITLQPWDPKCPAVQLIFRLGEEELVSVDLVPAVQDKVVLSEDWQTNDLARLSDWWDKEPGNSQERFRQKGEEVGRVGADIVAKDGFWRFSFANAETAFLRDIDSDGGQRRKALRLLKFINKESWVPEYGKILTSYHLKTVLLWAQDIHPETEKWETLESSLKTLLSLLRHCVNKRKLPHYFLRDFNLFNKRYREGNGFYECLALQILNKEGELLEVNPADYISLRVPKKHSESPGAFSRAETSLQGFNSSHLKKLKELEEKQLYEWEEEEPGNKNVTA